The following proteins come from a genomic window of Trifolium pratense cultivar HEN17-A07 linkage group LG4, ARS_RC_1.1, whole genome shotgun sequence:
- the LOC123921825 gene encoding serine/threonine-protein kinase BLUS1 isoform X1, with product MKDKDKDKEKESEKKKYPIGAEHYILYEEIGQGVSASVFRAQCVPFNEIIAIKILDFERDNCDLNNISREAQTMVLVDHPNVLKSHCSFVSDHNLWVVMPFMSGGSCLHILKAAHPDGFEEVVIATVLREVLKGLEYLHHHGHIHRDVKAGNILIDSRGAVKLGDFGVSACLFDSGDRQRSRNTFVGTPCWMAPEVMEQLHGYNFKADIWSFGITALELAHGHAPFSKYPPLKVLLMTLQNAPPGLDYERDKKFSKSFKQMIACCLVKDPSKRPSANRLLKHSFFKQARSSDYISRTLLEGLPALGDRMEILKRKEEDMRAQKKMADGQMEELSQNEYKRGISGWNFNLEDMKAQASLINDFDDAISDINHVGSSSSLSNLDAPQDKQQPSSSHCRSQTVDMEENNETHNQLASVVVVDSTINDAKTKVEKSDDDFSITSSSHEPQTSSCHDDHVDQRLGEKSDVENGVRSTEGMAIPPHHRRGCSSSILPEVTLPPIRADCEKLQNLPSNVSSANATSVLQAGEDVLTELPSRVSKSSAANSDDTDDKAKVPVVQQRGRFKVTSENVDPEKVVPSPILQKSHSMQVGCLEVISQHNATPVHSPLPLLSTISDSTPSNISGCSLFPVLHSVLQTNILQRDTILTLMKLITAGESAADSTNTPAQIAATEKSLLESAHEREKELLHEITDLQWRLICTQEELQKLKTDNAQV from the exons ATGAaggataaagataaagataaggAAAAGGAATCCGAAAAGAAAAAGTATCCTATCGGCGCCGAACATTACATTCTTTACGAAGAGATTGGTCAAGGCGTTAGTGCTTCCGTCTTCCGTGCTCAATGTGTTCCTTTCAACGAGATCATCGCTATCAAGATTCTCGACTTCGAACGTGACAACTGCGATCTG AATAATATATCTCGTGAAGCACAGACAATGGTTCTAGTGGACCACCCTAACGTGTTGAAATCACACTGTTCATTCGTTAGCGATCACAATCTATGGGTTGTGATGCCATTCATGTCTGGTGGTTCATGTCTTCACATATTGAAAGCTGCACATCCTGATGGATTTGAAGAGGTTGTTATTGCAACTGTACTTAGGGAGGTATTGAAGGGTTTAGAGTATCTTCATCATCACGGTCATATTCATCGTGACGTTAAGGCTGGTAATATTCTTATTGATTCTCGCGGTGCTGTTAAGCTAGGCGATTTCGGTGTTTCTGCTTGTCTTTTTGATTCCGGTGATCGCCAACGCTCTAGAAATACTTTTGTTGGAACACCTTGTTGGATGGCACCTGAGGTCATGGAGCAACTGCATGGTTATAACTTCAA AGCTGATATCTGGTCATTTGGCATAACTGCTTTGGAGCTTGCCCATGGCCATGCTCCTTTCTCAAAGTATCCACCCTTGAAG GTACTGCTTATGACCTTGCAAAATGCACCCCCAGGCCTTGACTATGAAAGGGACAAGAAGTTCTCCAAG TCTTTTAAGCAGATGATTGCTTGTTGTTTGGTAAAAGATCCTTCAAAAAGACCCTCAGCAAACAGGCTGTTAAAACATTCCTTCTTTAAGCAAGCTCGCTCCAGTGATTATATTAGCCGAACTCTATTGGAGGGGCTACCTGCTTTGGGTGATCGCATGGAGATTCTAAAG agaaaagaagaagatatgCGTGCACAAAAGAAAATGGCTGATGGGCAGATGGAGGAATTATCACAG AATGAATACAAACGAGGCATTAGTGGATGGAACTTCAACCTTGAAGATATGAAGGCTCAGGCTTCCTTG ATCAACGATTTTGACGATGCTATATCTGATATTAATCATGTGGGAAGTTCAAGTTCCTTATCCAATCTTGATGCGCCGCAAGATAAGCAACAGCCAAGTTCAAGTCACTGCCGTTCTCAAACTGTTGACATG GAGGAAAATAATGAAACACATAACCAATTGGCTTCTGTTGTGGTAGTTGATTCCACAATAAATGATGCCAA GACTAAAGTTGAAAAATCTGATGATGATTTTAGCATCACCAGCTCAAGCCACGAACCACAAACTTCTTCCTGTCATGATGATCATGTGGACCAACGTTTAGGTGAAAAATCTGATGTTGAAAATGGCGTAAGATCCACGGAGGGCATGGCTATCCCTCCTCATCACAGAAGAGGATGTTCGTCAAGCATATTACCGGAAGTTACTCTTCCACCTATTCGAGCAGATTG TGAGAAGCTACAAAATCTTCCCTCAAACGTCTCAAGTGCCAATGCAACTTCAGTTCTACAAGCAGGAGAGGATGTGCTTACTGAACTTCCTTCTAGAGTCTCAAAATCATCAG CAGCTAATTCTGATGACACAGATGATAAAGCAAAGGTACCCGTTGTTCAACAGAGAGGACGTTTTAAAGTTACATCTGAGAATGTTGACCCGGAAAAG GTGGTTCCTTCTCCTATACTGCAAAAGAGTCACAGCATGCAGGTTGGTTGTTTAGAG GTTATAAGCCAGCATAATGCTACTCCTGTACATTCACCTTTACCGTTATTATCAACTATATCTGATTCTACGCCATCAAATATTTCTGGCTGTTCTCTGTTCCCCGTGTTGCACTCTGTGCTGCAGACAAATATTCTTCAGAGG GATACCATTCTAACTTTAATGAAGCTAATTACTGCGGGTGAATCTGCCG CTGATAGCACAAATACCCCAGCACAGATAGCAGCAACGGAGAAATCATTG CTTGAATCAGCTCACGAGAGGGAAAAGGAGTTACTTCATGAGATAACTGATCTGCAATGGAG GCTCATATGCACCCAGGAAGAGCttcaaaaattgaaaacagATAATGCTCAG GTGTGA